The following coding sequences lie in one Maribacter forsetii DSM 18668 genomic window:
- a CDS encoding TonB-dependent receptor — translation MTNKKTNKSLLKTFIEISGATPIKKTVVYFTILFALSIGYAQETITVNGQYSATPLSSVITDIEEQIGYQFFFLESWAQGINVTANFDNENLTTALQSLLEDTSLNYYILESQKRIILLENTIVYDDLPNGFFGQEEVVEENNGKQTKANAPPPTFYTTNTQVKRNYDVVKVGKSDPNNLQESYKLTGRAINSKTGEPIPDLTIRVKGSNQITVSDSNGNYSLTLPSGYNVLSIRAMGIASTEREVIMYNNGSLDLLMEEGLQQLDEVVVEADAYKNVEEAITGSEQIDSEESKNIPLVLGERDILSVAKALPGISSAGEGAMGLNVRGGKTDQNLVLLDDAVIYNPQHFFGIFQALNPFTTKGVDIYKGAIPVEFGGRLSSVFDIRTKNGNVEKFSGEGSIGPVTGNLALEIPLEKEKSSLVVGGRGAYADWILRSLDDESLSNSNASFFDGIVKYHNKINDKNEVKATAYYSRDAFSITSDSLYNYDNRLFSVRWDHRMSDKTHSALIVDNSNYGFGIDFDGESNSDFKLDYSINETELKYKLRTALNDKNTLDYGGSAKYYSVNPGSIEPDGSESDISEFAIDKEQAVEGALFIGDEITVNEKLSVNLGVRYAFFAALGEATQRTYEEGMPKNESTVQDTIAYSSNQNIKTYGGPEARVSARYLFTPDFSVKASLNNSYQFLHTLSNNTTVSPIDTWKLSDLNIEAQKGYQASLGFYKNFKENEYELSIEGYYKIMENVLDFKTGANLFLNENVETQILQGDGKAYGVEFLLKKKSGDLNGWLSYTYSRSLYRFDSEFSEERINNGEFFPSNFDKPHDVSVITNYRFTKRYSISANFVYQTGRPITYPVGTFRFNNADFVAFSDRNEFRIPDFYRLDLGLNIEGNHKKNKLAHSFVTISVYNVLGRNNPYSVFFVTDDGEVKALQSSIFSIPIPSITYNFKF, via the coding sequence ATGACCAACAAAAAAACGAATAAAAGTTTGCTCAAAACTTTTATTGAAATTAGCGGGGCAACACCTATAAAAAAAACCGTAGTCTATTTCACCATACTTTTTGCTTTAAGTATAGGTTATGCTCAAGAAACTATTACTGTTAATGGTCAATACTCTGCAACTCCCTTATCATCTGTAATTACCGATATTGAAGAACAAATAGGTTATCAATTTTTCTTTCTAGAAAGTTGGGCACAAGGCATCAACGTAACTGCCAACTTTGACAATGAAAATTTAACCACTGCCTTGCAATCTCTTTTAGAGGACACCTCTTTAAACTATTATATTCTAGAATCACAGAAACGCATCATTCTTTTAGAGAATACCATAGTATATGACGACCTACCCAATGGCTTTTTTGGTCAAGAAGAAGTAGTTGAAGAAAATAACGGCAAACAAACAAAAGCTAACGCACCACCCCCAACATTTTATACCACTAATACTCAGGTTAAACGAAATTACGATGTTGTAAAAGTGGGCAAAAGCGACCCTAATAACTTACAAGAATCCTATAAATTAACCGGTAGAGCCATAAATTCTAAAACAGGTGAGCCTATTCCAGATTTAACCATTCGCGTTAAAGGCTCCAACCAAATTACTGTATCCGACTCGAATGGTAATTACTCTTTAACATTACCTTCGGGCTATAACGTACTAAGTATACGTGCCATGGGTATTGCATCTACAGAACGTGAAGTCATTATGTACAATAATGGTAGTTTAGATTTGTTGATGGAAGAAGGGCTACAACAATTAGATGAAGTAGTAGTAGAGGCAGATGCTTATAAAAATGTAGAGGAAGCTATTACTGGTAGTGAGCAAATAGATTCTGAAGAGTCTAAGAACATTCCCCTAGTTTTAGGGGAACGAGATATTTTGTCAGTCGCCAAGGCATTGCCTGGTATTTCATCTGCGGGCGAAGGTGCAATGGGCTTAAACGTTCGTGGCGGTAAAACAGACCAAAACTTAGTACTGTTAGACGATGCGGTTATATACAACCCACAGCATTTTTTCGGAATCTTTCAAGCCTTGAATCCGTTTACGACCAAGGGCGTAGATATCTATAAAGGTGCTATTCCTGTAGAGTTTGGCGGCCGTCTTTCATCGGTCTTCGATATTAGAACAAAAAATGGTAATGTAGAAAAGTTCTCAGGTGAAGGTTCTATTGGTCCAGTGACCGGAAATTTGGCATTGGAAATTCCGTTGGAAAAAGAAAAATCATCCCTTGTCGTTGGTGGTAGAGGTGCTTATGCGGACTGGATTTTACGGTCTTTAGATGACGAATCGTTAAGCAATAGCAACGCTTCGTTTTTTGACGGCATCGTTAAATATCACAATAAAATAAATGACAAAAATGAAGTGAAAGCGACTGCCTATTATAGCAGAGATGCTTTTAGTATCACCTCAGATTCATTATACAATTATGACAATCGTCTTTTTTCTGTGCGTTGGGACCATAGAATGAGTGATAAAACCCATAGCGCACTTATTGTCGATAATAGTAATTACGGATTCGGAATTGATTTTGACGGTGAATCGAACAGTGATTTTAAGCTTGATTACAGCATTAACGAAACCGAATTAAAATATAAGCTTCGTACAGCTCTAAACGATAAAAACACTTTAGACTATGGTGGTTCAGCCAAATACTATTCCGTTAACCCTGGAAGCATAGAACCAGACGGAAGCGAGTCGGACATCAGTGAATTTGCTATTGATAAAGAACAAGCTGTTGAGGGCGCACTATTTATAGGGGATGAAATTACGGTTAATGAAAAACTATCTGTCAATTTAGGGGTGAGATATGCATTTTTTGCCGCATTGGGCGAGGCTACCCAAAGAACCTATGAAGAAGGGATGCCAAAGAATGAATCTACCGTTCAAGACACCATAGCCTATTCAAGTAATCAAAATATAAAAACCTATGGCGGACCAGAAGCCAGAGTCTCCGCTAGATATTTATTTACACCAGATTTTTCGGTAAAAGCCAGTCTAAACAATTCGTATCAATTTTTACATACCCTTTCAAATAACACCACAGTTTCACCTATTGATACATGGAAACTTTCTGATCTGAATATTGAAGCACAAAAGGGCTACCAAGCCTCTCTTGGCTTCTATAAAAACTTTAAGGAAAACGAATATGAATTAAGTATCGAAGGGTATTACAAGATAATGGAAAATGTGCTTGATTTTAAAACCGGTGCCAACCTCTTCTTAAACGAAAATGTAGAAACACAGATATTACAAGGTGATGGAAAGGCATACGGAGTAGAATTTTTATTAAAAAAGAAAAGCGGTGATTTAAACGGATGGTTGAGTTACACCTACTCTAGATCTTTATACCGTTTTGATAGTGAATTTAGCGAGGAGCGAATTAACAACGGTGAATTTTTTCCCTCTAACTTTGATAAGCCCCATGATGTAAGTGTTATTACCAACTATCGTTTTACAAAGCGATATAGCATATCTGCAAATTTTGTGTACCAAACCGGTAGACCTATTACCTACCCTGTAGGTACATTTAGATTCAATAATGCAGATTTTGTTGCTTTTAGTGATAGGAATGAATTTAGGATTCCAGATTTCTACCGTTTAGACCTAGGTCTTAATATTGAAGGAAACCACAAGAAGAATAAGTTAGCACATAGTTTTGTTACCATATCGGTTTATAATGTATTAGGTAGAAACAATCCGTACTCGGTGTTTTTCGTAACAGATGATGGTGAAGTAAAGGCGTTACAAAGTTCTATTTTCTCCATTCCTATTCCGTCAATCACCTATAATTTTAAGTTTTAA
- a CDS encoding PAS domain-containing sensor histidine kinase, producing MSHYPNKIELQERHYQIFIEQAPTAIAMLDKNMVYLAVSKCWLKDYKLDQQDVIGRCHFDVFPMIGDDWKKKTEKCLNGIVDICDETTYHGKGDSIQWILWNVKPWYNAEGEIGGLLMHTEDITERKEKALKEKKYNTILKDTSDIARIGTWEIDLLKEKVSWSSMVYEIHEAPLDYEPTIASGLTFFEDEESRNSILLALNEAQKRGTPINLTLYLTTLKGNKRWVKVIGKIERNNGVTSKILGITQDITSSKKSEKLLNVAHAELEAIFNSDSIVVITTNSEGIINRFNKGAEKLLGYDSAEMIGLQRPEVYLHKGELEQFRNDMIAEFNGGVNDENFNYRNENVNDTRQWTYKRKDGSTFPVLSTVTAVNNGYSKKEGFIAVATDISRIKEVKNELRRKNELLNYAEQITMMGNWQWDIVLDKVLCSTNLYDIFGVKAEDMSLKYDSYFNFVHPKDKDFVAKHVENALIIKRFDNLIHRIQLDDGTVKTIKLIGEIITNSKDEVTEVIGACQDITESIKAQEELRKKNDLLNFAEQISMMSNWKWDTVADKVQWSENFYTILELDEAITDLNFNSYYRFVHPEDIGIVDKHFEQVNKNKRWDSLTHRIITTSGKVKIILILGKVFTNEKNEIIEMIGTCQDITESKEAEQKILEAKNELEIFTRKLSLQNQQLADFTHITSHNLRAPVANLNSLLEIYSYAENEEERTDIFNKFSSVIDHLSSTLNTLIEALKAKVGDANEHKENIEFNVVLENTVQMLSGAILKSNAVISSDFSKLSSISYNKIYMESIFLNLIGNAIKYSAEGRTPNIQIKTEVKNEKNIITFKDNGLGIDLDKHGHKLFGLNKVFHRHPDAKGVGLYLTKTQIEAMGGTITADSEVNVGTTFTIIFN from the coding sequence TTGAGCCATTATCCTAATAAAATAGAACTTCAAGAAAGGCATTACCAAATTTTTATAGAACAGGCCCCAACTGCCATTGCCATGTTAGATAAGAATATGGTGTATTTGGCAGTGTCTAAATGTTGGTTAAAAGATTATAAGTTAGATCAGCAAGATGTAATCGGTCGTTGTCATTTTGATGTTTTTCCTATGATTGGAGATGATTGGAAAAAAAAGACTGAAAAGTGTTTAAATGGTATTGTAGATATTTGCGATGAAACCACTTATCATGGTAAAGGTGATTCTATTCAGTGGATTTTATGGAATGTTAAACCATGGTATAATGCTGAAGGTGAAATTGGCGGACTCCTAATGCATACTGAAGATATTACCGAGAGGAAAGAGAAAGCATTAAAAGAAAAGAAGTATAATACCATATTAAAAGATACTAGTGACATCGCTAGAATAGGTACTTGGGAAATTGATCTTTTAAAAGAAAAAGTGTCATGGAGTAGTATGGTATATGAAATTCATGAAGCCCCTTTAGATTATGAGCCAACTATTGCCTCTGGATTAACATTTTTTGAGGATGAAGAAAGCCGAAACAGTATTTTACTAGCACTTAATGAAGCCCAAAAAAGAGGAACACCGATTAATTTAACCTTGTATCTTACAACATTAAAAGGTAATAAAAGATGGGTGAAAGTTATTGGGAAAATAGAGCGAAATAATGGTGTTACTTCAAAGATATTAGGTATAACGCAAGATATTACATCATCAAAAAAATCCGAGAAACTTTTAAATGTAGCTCATGCTGAGTTAGAAGCTATTTTTAACTCAGATTCGATAGTGGTAATAACCACAAATTCAGAAGGTATAATTAATCGCTTTAATAAAGGTGCCGAAAAATTGTTAGGATATGATTCTGCTGAAATGATTGGTTTACAAAGACCAGAAGTATATCTTCATAAAGGAGAACTTGAGCAATTTAGAAATGATATGATTGCCGAGTTTAACGGTGGTGTAAATGATGAAAATTTTAACTATAGAAACGAAAATGTTAATGATACAAGACAATGGACTTATAAAAGAAAGGATGGTTCAACATTTCCTGTATTGTCAACTGTAACAGCAGTTAATAATGGTTACAGTAAAAAGGAAGGTTTTATAGCTGTGGCTACTGATATCTCTAGAATTAAGGAGGTAAAGAATGAATTAAGACGAAAAAATGAACTTTTAAATTACGCGGAACAAATTACCATGATGGGTAATTGGCAGTGGGATATTGTTTTAGATAAGGTATTATGTTCTACTAATTTATATGATATTTTTGGTGTTAAGGCAGAGGATATGTCGTTAAAATATGATTCTTATTTTAATTTCGTCCATCCAAAAGATAAAGATTTTGTTGCCAAACATGTAGAAAATGCTTTAATAATTAAAAGGTTTGATAACTTAATTCATCGAATTCAGTTAGATGACGGAACTGTAAAGACAATAAAATTAATAGGTGAAATCATTACCAATAGTAAGGATGAAGTAACAGAAGTTATTGGCGCTTGCCAAGATATTACAGAGTCTATAAAAGCTCAAGAAGAATTGAGAAAGAAGAATGATCTATTGAATTTTGCCGAACAGATTTCAATGATGTCTAATTGGAAATGGGATACGGTTGCCGATAAGGTTCAATGGTCAGAAAATTTTTATACAATTCTAGAACTTGACGAAGCTATAACTGACCTTAATTTCAATAGCTATTATAGGTTTGTTCATCCGGAAGATATAGGAATTGTTGACAAGCATTTTGAACAAGTAAATAAGAATAAAAGATGGGATAGTTTAACACATCGTATTATTACAACTTCTGGCAAGGTTAAAATAATTCTCATTTTAGGGAAGGTTTTTACTAATGAAAAGAATGAAATTATAGAAATGATCGGTACTTGCCAAGATATAACCGAATCAAAAGAAGCTGAACAAAAAATATTAGAAGCTAAAAATGAATTAGAAATTTTTACTCGAAAATTGTCATTACAAAATCAACAATTGGCAGATTTCACCCATATTACATCGCACAACCTTAGAGCACCTGTAGCCAACCTTAATTCTTTATTGGAAATCTATTCCTATGCTGAAAATGAAGAAGAACGAACAGATATCTTCAATAAATTCAGCAGTGTTATTGATCATCTTTCTTCTACCCTCAATACCTTGATCGAGGCGTTAAAAGCAAAAGTGGGTGATGCCAATGAGCATAAAGAAAATATAGAATTTAATGTGGTGCTAGAAAATACAGTTCAAATGTTAAGCGGAGCTATTTTGAAATCCAATGCTGTTATTAGTAGTGATTTCTCTAAGCTTTCAAGTATCTCCTACAACAAAATTTACATGGAAAGCATTTTCTTAAATTTAATAGGGAATGCCATTAAATATAGTGCTGAAGGTAGAACACCTAATATTCAAATTAAAACCGAAGTAAAAAACGAAAAAAATATCATTACCTTTAAAGACAATGGCTTAGGTATTGATCTCGATAAACACGGACATAAACTTTTTGGTTTGAATAAGGTTTTTCATAGACATCCAGATGCCAAAGGGGTAGGATTGTACCTAACCAAAACACAAATTGAAGCAATGGGAGGTACCATAACCGCCGATAGTGAAGTAAATGTAGGTACTACCTTTACTATAATTTTTAATTAA
- a CDS encoding response regulator, whose translation MNDILKTCIVDDDSIYQFTMVKTLESTKLPMEIMVFSDGEEAIDFMLDNLDQDSVFPDVIFLDIDMPVMDGFQFMEEYVKIKPRVGKKITIYMVSSSLDPVDIERAKKISAISDYIVKPIGLGRLKHIIEELLEEREN comes from the coding sequence ATGAACGATATTCTAAAGACTTGCATCGTAGATGATGACTCCATATACCAATTTACCATGGTAAAAACCCTAGAATCTACTAAATTACCCATGGAGATTATGGTTTTTTCAGATGGAGAAGAAGCAATCGATTTTATGCTAGACAACCTAGATCAAGATTCCGTATTTCCAGATGTAATTTTTCTTGATATTGACATGCCAGTAATGGACGGCTTTCAATTTATGGAAGAGTACGTAAAAATTAAACCTAGAGTTGGTAAAAAAATAACCATTTACATGGTGTCATCTTCCTTAGATCCAGTTGATATAGAAAGAGCTAAGAAAATTAGCGCTATTTCAGATTATATTGTAAAGCCTATTGGTTTAGGTAGGTTAAAGCATATTATTGAGGAGTTGTTAGAGGAAAGAGAAAATTAA
- a CDS encoding YqaE/Pmp3 family membrane protein: protein MSLLTIILNILLPPLAVFMKHGIGTTLLISILLTLLAWLPGVIHAFIVNQ from the coding sequence ATGTCTTTACTAACAATAATTTTAAATATATTATTACCACCATTAGCTGTTTTTATGAAACACGGTATTGGTACTACACTTTTAATAAGTATTCTATTGACTTTGCTTGCCTGGTTACCTGGAGTTATCCATGCATTTATTGTTAATCAATAG
- a CDS encoding DUF6503 family protein — MVEVITDKSNPNLYTEQMIKYFKIVIALVILNIVSCKETPKKDEASSKQNSEVETQELSAEAIVQNAIVAHGGAKYDKANYEFVFRDKIYMFNNTDGAAYRVNFKDSIGNRIEDNLNNGSFSRTINDKVVDLSEKDIAIHSNALNSVIYFATLPHKLNDKAVHKELIGETVIKGEDYDIIRVTFGKEGGGKDHDDIFMYWVHKQSHFIEYLAYSYSTNNGGVRFRNAYKPRTIDGIRFQDYINWAAPVGTPLKDLPTMYEMNELKELSRIETENVRNLNTTDLIE; from the coding sequence ATGGTTGAGGTAATTACTGATAAGTCCAACCCTAATTTATATACTGAACAAATGATTAAGTATTTTAAGATAGTAATCGCTTTAGTGATTTTAAACATTGTAAGTTGTAAAGAAACACCAAAAAAAGATGAAGCCAGTTCAAAACAAAATTCTGAAGTAGAAACCCAAGAATTAAGTGCAGAGGCTATTGTTCAAAATGCTATTGTAGCTCACGGTGGTGCCAAATATGACAAGGCAAACTATGAGTTTGTATTTAGAGATAAAATATACATGTTCAATAATACGGATGGTGCTGCTTATCGTGTAAATTTCAAGGATAGTATTGGTAATAGAATTGAAGACAATTTAAACAATGGATCTTTTAGTAGAACTATTAATGATAAAGTGGTAGACCTCTCTGAAAAGGATATTGCAATACATAGCAATGCTTTGAACTCGGTTATATATTTTGCAACACTGCCACATAAGTTAAACGACAAGGCGGTTCATAAAGAGCTTATTGGCGAAACGGTTATTAAAGGTGAGGATTATGATATTATTAGAGTCACTTTTGGTAAAGAAGGCGGCGGCAAGGACCATGATGATATTTTTATGTATTGGGTACATAAACAATCTCACTTTATTGAATATTTAGCATACAGTTATAGTACCAATAATGGCGGTGTTCGTTTTAGAAATGCATATAAACCAAGAACTATTGATGGTATTCGTTTTCAAGATTACATCAACTGGGCAGCTCCGGTTGGTACTCCATTAAAAGATTTACCTACTATGTATGAAATGAACGAGCTGAAAGAACTTTCTAGAATTGAAACGGAGAATGTGCGTAATCTTAACACGACTGATTTGATAGAATAG
- a CDS encoding methylmalonyl-CoA mutase subunit beta, with protein sequence MKGENLFENFKTISEKEWKQKIQYDLKGKDYNEEVVWNSPEGIKVKPFYHADDLEHVKVKTSQISSWSIGKSIYAGNAIMANEKALKSIQKGAEAIRFLIPDTTIDIAVILNNIDLDIVKVYLNMQFLSKEYIDKILVKVSRSKNVHLQIDPIGNLARSGNWYDTMSADIDLVGGLISKDIENLFCVDVSLYENAGADMVQELAYAMSHANEYLNIIDEKDSLYKLKNIDFKVAVGGNYFFEIAKLKALRNLWEILANAYEVSIPCHITTEPSKRNKTIYDYNVNMLRTTTECMSAVLGGADTVFNLNYNAVYKKDNEFADRIALNQLILLKEESYFDKVENPSAGSYYIETITSQLAEKALILFKSIEKDGGFLKQLKNHTIQNRIADGARKQQEKFNEKKIVLVGTNAFQNEEDKMNQELELYPFVKKNPRKTLITPIIEKRLAEELEQNRLSHE encoded by the coding sequence ATGAAGGGTGAAAACTTGTTTGAAAATTTTAAGACCATTTCTGAAAAAGAATGGAAACAGAAAATTCAGTATGATTTAAAGGGAAAAGATTATAATGAAGAAGTTGTTTGGAATTCTCCTGAAGGAATAAAGGTAAAACCTTTTTATCATGCGGATGACTTAGAGCATGTAAAGGTGAAGACTTCTCAAATCTCATCATGGAGTATTGGTAAGTCTATTTATGCGGGTAATGCCATAATGGCGAATGAAAAAGCGCTTAAAAGTATTCAAAAAGGTGCTGAAGCTATAAGGTTTCTAATTCCGGATACAACTATTGATATTGCCGTAATTTTGAACAATATTGATTTAGATATTGTAAAAGTATATCTGAACATGCAATTTTTGTCTAAAGAATATATAGACAAAATACTTGTTAAGGTTTCCCGATCAAAAAACGTGCATCTTCAAATAGACCCAATAGGTAATTTGGCTAGGTCAGGTAATTGGTACGATACAATGTCCGCAGATATCGATTTGGTTGGGGGTTTAATTTCCAAGGATATTGAAAATTTATTTTGCGTTGATGTTTCGCTTTATGAAAATGCTGGAGCTGATATGGTTCAAGAATTAGCATATGCCATGTCTCATGCCAATGAATACTTAAATATAATAGATGAGAAAGATTCCCTTTATAAATTAAAAAATATAGATTTTAAGGTAGCGGTTGGGGGTAATTACTTTTTTGAAATTGCAAAGCTTAAAGCATTACGTAACCTTTGGGAAATTTTGGCTAATGCGTATGAAGTTTCCATTCCGTGCCATATTACTACGGAGCCAAGCAAGCGTAATAAGACTATTTATGATTATAACGTAAATATGTTGAGAACCACTACAGAATGTATGTCTGCAGTTTTAGGTGGGGCGGATACGGTGTTCAATTTAAATTATAATGCCGTTTATAAAAAGGATAATGAGTTTGCCGATCGTATAGCTTTAAACCAGCTTATACTGTTGAAAGAAGAAAGTTATTTTGATAAGGTAGAAAACCCTTCTGCGGGCAGTTACTACATTGAAACCATAACCAGTCAATTGGCAGAAAAAGCATTAATCTTATTCAAGTCGATAGAAAAAGATGGCGGATTCTTAAAACAATTAAAGAATCATACCATTCAGAATAGAATTGCTGATGGTGCACGTAAACAACAAGAGAAGTTTAATGAAAAGAAGATTGTTTTAGTAGGTACGAATGCATTTCAAAATGAAGAGGATAAAATGAATCAGGAGTTGGAATTATATCCGTTCGTAAAAAAGAATCCAAGAAAAACACTGATTACTCCTATTATAGAAAAACGATTGGCAGAAGAACTTGAGCAAAACCGTTTGTCACATGAGTAG
- the scpA gene encoding methylmalonyl-CoA mutase, with amino-acid sequence MSRRDLQHIQLANSVSLSKEQKNSNRESDDAPFITAESIPLKKSYTKEDINDIEHLNFAAGIPPFLRGPYSTMYVLRPWTIRQYAGFSTAKESNEFYRKNLKAGQKGLSVAFDLPTHRGYDSDHERVVGDVGKAGVAIDTVEDMKVLFDGIPLNEMSVSMTMNGAVLPIMAFYIVAAEEQGVPLDKLSGTIQNDILKEFMVRNTYIYPPKPSMQLVADIFEYTSKHMPKFNSISISGYHMHEAGAPAHLELAYTLSDGLEYIKTGIKAGLQIDDFAPRLSFFWGIGMNHFMEIAKMRAARMLWAKVVKEFNPQNEKSLMLRTHCQTSGWSLTEQDPFNNVARTTIEAAAAVFGGTQSLHTNALDEAIALPTDFSARIARETQIYLQQETNMTKTVDPWAGSYYVEKLTHDLVHKAWELMQEVENLGGMTKAIETGIPKTRIEEAAARKQARIDSQQDVIVGVNKYQLSEEDELQILEVDNKEVRRQQLERLKEVKANRNTAVVVQKLKELTIAAKNKLSDSDSEENLLALAVDAARERATLGEISSALEEAFGRHKAIINSFTGVYSREIKEDSSFKKAQELADQFAEQDGRRPRIMVAKMGQDGHDRGAKVVATGYADLGFDVDIGPLFQTPKETAKQAVENDVHILGISSLAGGHKTLVPEVVKELKSYGREDIMVIVGGVIPKQDYGFLKEAGATAVFGPGTKISDAAIQLLEILLE; translated from the coding sequence ATGAGTAGAAGAGACTTACAACATATTCAATTAGCTAATTCGGTATCGCTTAGCAAAGAGCAAAAAAATAGTAATAGAGAATCTGACGACGCTCCGTTTATTACTGCGGAATCTATTCCGTTGAAAAAAAGCTATACAAAAGAGGATATCAATGATATTGAGCATCTAAATTTTGCAGCAGGTATACCACCGTTTCTACGCGGTCCTTATTCAACAATGTATGTGTTGAGACCATGGACTATTAGACAGTATGCAGGGTTTTCGACTGCTAAAGAAAGCAACGAATTTTATAGAAAGAATTTAAAAGCAGGGCAGAAAGGTTTGTCGGTAGCTTTTGATCTACCTACGCACAGAGGTTATGATAGTGATCATGAACGTGTGGTAGGTGATGTAGGTAAAGCAGGTGTAGCCATTGATACCGTTGAAGATATGAAAGTGCTCTTTGATGGTATTCCGCTTAACGAAATGTCGGTTTCTATGACCATGAACGGTGCAGTACTTCCTATCATGGCATTTTATATAGTTGCGGCAGAAGAACAAGGTGTACCGTTAGATAAGTTATCAGGAACCATACAGAATGATATTCTAAAGGAATTTATGGTGCGTAATACCTATATCTATCCGCCAAAACCTTCTATGCAACTGGTAGCGGATATTTTTGAGTACACGAGTAAACATATGCCTAAGTTCAATAGTATAAGTATTTCAGGATATCACATGCATGAAGCCGGTGCGCCTGCACATTTAGAATTGGCGTATACGTTATCTGATGGCTTGGAATATATTAAAACGGGAATAAAAGCGGGATTACAAATTGATGATTTTGCACCGCGACTTTCCTTTTTCTGGGGCATAGGGATGAATCACTTCATGGAAATCGCTAAAATGCGTGCTGCAAGAATGTTATGGGCAAAAGTGGTGAAAGAATTTAATCCACAGAACGAGAAATCGTTAATGTTGAGAACGCATTGCCAAACTAGCGGTTGGAGCCTTACGGAACAGGATCCGTTTAATAATGTGGCAAGAACTACTATAGAGGCTGCTGCCGCCGTATTTGGCGGTACACAGAGTTTACATACCAATGCATTAGATGAGGCAATAGCGCTGCCTACAGACTTTTCCGCACGTATTGCTAGGGAAACACAGATATACCTGCAACAAGAAACCAACATGACCAAAACTGTAGACCCATGGGCAGGTAGTTATTATGTAGAGAAACTAACGCATGATTTGGTGCATAAAGCTTGGGAGTTGATGCAAGAGGTGGAGAATCTTGGCGGAATGACAAAGGCAATTGAAACAGGTATTCCTAAAACTAGAATTGAAGAAGCTGCCGCTAGAAAACAGGCAAGAATAGATAGTCAACAAGATGTAATTGTAGGCGTCAATAAATATCAATTGAGTGAAGAAGATGAACTTCAGATTTTAGAGGTCGATAATAAAGAAGTGCGCAGGCAGCAATTAGAACGACTAAAAGAAGTAAAAGCAAATAGAAATACAGCTGTAGTTGTCCAAAAACTGAAAGAACTTACTATTGCTGCTAAAAATAAATTGAGCGATAGCGATTCGGAAGAAAATTTACTAGCTTTAGCAGTAGACGCGGCAAGAGAGAGAGCAACTTTAGGAGAAATTAGTAGTGCTTTAGAAGAAGCATTTGGCAGGCATAAAGCAATTATAAATTCATTTACAGGCGTGTATTCAAGAGAAATTAAAGAAGATAGTAGTTTTAAGAAAGCACAGGAACTCGCAGATCAATTTGCAGAGCAAGATGGTCGTAGACCTCGTATTATGGTTGCCAAAATGGGGCAAGATGGTCATGATCGTGGAGCTAAGGTTGTTGCTACAGGCTATGCCGATTTAGGGTTCGATGTGGATATAGGTCCGCTTTTTCAAACTCCAAAGGAAACAGCTAAGCAGGCAGTAGAGAATGACGTCCATATTTTAGGAATATCATCACTTGCTGGCGGACATA